A single Deinococcus depolymerans DNA region contains:
- a CDS encoding PucR family transcriptional regulator codes for MTVTLAAVREALGLSPTAGDERIGDAEAAVRALPDIPAADVRAAFARRQANLLQPHLPGLRALLDGAQRALNHPQPEVPLARWLAGVTGGEVTVRASWGDVVAHAGHAPDGAELTEVPLAFERRPVGTLQLRAAPGWADLAALIAELLRLARLQAAAAGAARRRVGERQFEALLAGDATQLPPGEGFTVAALRLDGPPPRSARTREARTAQLDVLCSVGEGFFYRRGLTCLTAVRAQGDHDMSVWLWPAADPVSAAGLHEALLNATTAPFRLGVSRAHAGAVAAPDALREAAQALTLAPARGAATFTQTDPLRPLLNSPERAAHAADWQARLHAGDPEGKLADTLRAYLTHRGSLNDLARSLNVHVNTLRYRLRRAEELLGGALTEPAFVARLYLAFVTP; via the coding sequence ACTGCCGGTGATGAGCGGATCGGGGACGCGGAAGCCGCCGTGCGGGCGCTGCCCGACATCCCGGCAGCGGACGTCCGCGCCGCGTTCGCGCGGCGGCAGGCGAACCTCCTGCAGCCGCACCTGCCGGGCCTGCGCGCCCTGCTGGACGGTGCGCAGCGCGCCCTGAACCACCCGCAACCGGAGGTGCCCCTGGCCCGCTGGCTGGCGGGCGTCACCGGCGGTGAGGTGACCGTGCGGGCAAGCTGGGGGGACGTCGTCGCGCACGCCGGGCACGCCCCGGACGGCGCGGAACTGACCGAGGTGCCCCTGGCGTTCGAGCGCCGCCCGGTCGGCACCCTGCAGCTGCGGGCCGCGCCCGGCTGGGCGGATCTGGCGGCGCTGATCGCGGAACTGCTGCGCCTCGCGCGGCTGCAGGCGGCGGCAGCCGGGGCGGCGCGGCGACGGGTGGGAGAACGGCAGTTCGAGGCGCTCCTCGCGGGGGACGCGACGCAACTGCCGCCCGGCGAGGGATTCACGGTGGCCGCGCTGCGCCTGGACGGCCCGCCGCCCCGTTCCGCCCGCACCCGCGAGGCCCGCACCGCGCAGCTGGACGTGCTGTGCAGCGTCGGCGAGGGCTTCTTCTACCGCCGGGGCCTGACCTGCCTGACCGCCGTGCGCGCCCAGGGCGACCATGACATGAGCGTGTGGCTGTGGCCCGCTGCCGACCCGGTCAGTGCGGCCGGACTGCACGAGGCGCTGCTGAACGCCACCACCGCGCCCTTCCGGCTGGGTGTCAGCCGGGCGCACGCGGGGGCCGTGGCCGCGCCGGACGCGCTGCGCGAGGCGGCGCAGGCCCTCACGCTCGCCCCCGCACGCGGGGCCGCGACCTTCACGCAGACCGACCCGCTGCGGCCCCTGCTGAACAGCCCCGAGCGGGCCGCGCACGCCGCCGACTGGCAGGCCCGCCTGCACGCCGGGGACCCGGAAGGGAAACTGGCCGACACGCTGCGCGCGTACCTGACGCACCGGGGATCCCTGAACGACCTCGCCCGGAGCCTGAACGTGCATGTGAATACCCTGCGCTACCGCCTGCGCCGCGCCGAGGAACTGCTGGGCGGCGCGCT